A single region of the Brachypodium distachyon strain Bd21 chromosome 3, Brachypodium_distachyon_v3.0, whole genome shotgun sequence genome encodes:
- the LOC100835638 gene encoding ABC transporter F family member 3, with product MAALVATSMGVVREVLGDSVVDEVDQPIVDYIANVLADQDFDFGPPDGHGIFDALGELLIDARCVYDTEHCLEVCSKLCEKLGSHGIVKPKQAVRSLATPLRMNAGMEEEVAPKKQENVFDAPLLSSRDKAKIERNKRKEERQREAQYQMHVAEMEALRAGMPPVYVNHTNDGGPVIRDIHMENFSVTVGGRDLIQDVTITLAFGRHYGLVGRNGTGKTSFLRAMAQHAIDGIPKNCQILHVEQEVTGDDTTALQCVLNADVERVQLLQEEAHLGQLQKDLEYEAESNPGVGNSKSGLDKDAISKRLEEIYKRLDFIDADAAEARAASILAGLSFTPEMQRKNTKAFSGGWRMRIALARALFIEPDLLLLDEPTNHLDLHAVLWLETYLLKWPKTFIVVSHAREFLNTVVTDVLHLHGKKLHAYKGDYDTFERTREEHLKNQMKAFETNEKARGHMQAFIDKFRYNAKRASLVQSRIKALERMEHVDAVVSDPDYKFEFPTPDDRPGPPIISFSDASFGYPGGPLLFKNLNFGIDLDSRIAMVGPNGIGKSTILKLISGDLQPTSGTVFRSPKVRMAVFSQHHVDGLDLTVNPLLYMMRCFPGVPEQKLRAHLGSFGVTGNLALQSMYTLSGGQKSRVAFAKITFKKPHIILLDEPSNHLDLDAVEALIQGLLIFQGGVLMVSHDEHLITGSVDELWAVTDGKVAPFSGTFKDYKKMLTK from the exons ATGGCGGCGCTGGTGGCGACGAGCATGGGGGTGGTGCGGGAGGTGCTGGGGGACTCGGTGGTGGACGAGGTGGACCAGCCCATCGTCGACTACATCGCCAACGTCCTCGCCGACCAGGACTTCGACTTCGGCCCACCCGACGGCCACGGCATCTTCGACGCGCTCGGGGAGCTCCTCATCGACGCACGCTGCGTCTACGACACGGAGCACTGCCTCGAG GTTTGCAGTAAGCTTTGTGAGAAATTGGGAAGTCATGGCATCGTTAAACCTAAGCAAGCTGTGCGGAGCCTTGCTACACCCTTGCGTATGAATGCAGGGATGGAAGAGGAGGTCGCTCCGAAGAAGCAGGAAAATGTATTTGACGCGCCCTTGCTATCCTCACGAGATAAAGCCAAGATTGAACGGAACAAGAGGAAAGAAGAGAGGCAAAGAGAG GCCCAGTATCAAATGCATGTTGCTGAAATGGAGGCGCTCAGGGCTGGAATGCCTCCGGTTTATGTAAATCACACTAATGATGGTGGGCCAGTCATTAGGGATATCCATATGGAGAATTTCAGTGTTACTGTTGGTGGTCGTGATCTTATTCAAGATGTCACTATAACACTTGCTTTTGGAAGGCACTATG GTCTTGTTGGAAGAAATGGTACTGGAAAGACTTCTTTTCTGAGAGCTATGGCTCAACATGCAATTGATGGAATTCCTAAGAACTGCCAGATATTGCATGTTGAGCAAGAGGTCACGGGTGATGACACAACAGCTTTGCAGTGTGTTCTGAATGCCGATGTTGAACGGGTTCAACTTTTGCAAGAAGAAGCCCATCTGGGTCAACTACAG AAAGATCTGGAGTATGAGGCAGAGTCCAACCCGGGCGTAGGCAATAGCAAGAGTGGTCTTGACAAAGATGCTATCAGCAAGAGGCTTGAGGAGATATATAAACGACTTGACTTCATTGATGCAGATGCAGCGGAGGCTCGTGCTGCATCAATTTTGGCG GGTCTTAGTTTCACTCCAGAAATGCAGCGCAAAAATACAAAAGCATTTTCTGGTGGATGGCGCATGCGAATAGCACTAGCACGTGCTCTATTCATTGAGCCAGATTTACTGCTACTTGACGAGCCAACC AACCATCTTGATCTCCATGCTGTGTTATGGCTAGAAACATATCTCCTGAAGTGGCCAAAGACATTCATTGTTGTGTCGCATGCTAGGGAGTTTCTGAATACG GTTGTCACCGACGTTCTTCATCTGCATGGTAAGAAGCTACATGCTTACAAAGGTGATTACGACACATTTGAGAGGACAAGGGAGGAACACCTCAAGAATCAGATGAAAGCCTTTGAAACAAATGAAAAGGCCAGAGGGCACATGCAG GCATTCATTGACAAGTTCCGGTACAATGCAAAGAGAGCATCACTTGTCCAATCAAGAATCAAG GCATTGGAGCGAATGGAACATGTTGATGCAGTTGTCAGTGACCCGGA CTATAAATTCGAATTCCCAACCCCAGATGACCGCCCTGGACCACCAATCATTAGCTTCAG TGACGCGTCATTTGGTTATCCTGGGGGGCCTCTTTTATTTAAGAACTTGAATTTTGGTATTGACCTCGACAGCCGCATAGCAA TGGTTGGTCCAAATGGTATTGGCAAGTCCACTATACTGAAATTAATATCTGGAGATCTGCAACCAACATCGGGAACAGTGTTCCGCTCCCCCAAG GTCCGCATGGCTGTATTCAGTCAACATCATGTTGATGGACTTGATTTAACGGTGAACCCCCTTTTGTACATGATGAGATGTTTCCCG GGTGTACCTGAGCAGAAACTGAGGGCGCATCTGGGTTCCTTCGGTGTTACAGGAAATCTTGCCCTCCAATCTATGTACACTTTATCAG GTGGTCAAAAAAGTAGGGTTGCGTTTGCGAAAATCACCTTCAAGAAGCCACACATTATTCTTCTTGACGAGCCTTCTAACCATCTT GATCTTGACGCGGTGGAGGCTCTCATCCAGGGTTTACTCATATTCCAGGGTGGAGTGCTGATG GTGAGTCACGACGAGCATCTGATTACGGGAAGCGTCGACGAGCTTTGGGCAGTGACGGATGGCAAGGTTGCTCCGTTCTCAGGCACGTTCAAGGACTACAAGAAGATGCTCACGAAGTAG